One part of the Rutidosis leptorrhynchoides isolate AG116_Rl617_1_P2 chromosome 1, CSIRO_AGI_Rlap_v1, whole genome shotgun sequence genome encodes these proteins:
- the LOC139886385 gene encoding glycine--tRNA ligase, mitochondrial 1-like gives MRSYLTSLSSSSHRHIFTKFRRSLSSHPPPTVTMSTEDSLRRALSDKQSTIDARGNEIRQLKSFGASKSEIDEAVKALNALKLEKSSIESQLKASISGEGNGSAVSKEAFRQAVVNTLERRLFYIPSFKIYRGVAGLYDYGPPGCAVKSNVLAFWRQHFVLEEDMLEVDCPCVTPEVVLKASGHVDKFTDLMVKDEKTGLCYRADHLLKDHCKDKLEKDLAISAEKAAELKHVLAVLDDLSAEQLGAKIKEYGIVAPDTKNSLSDPYPFNLMFQTQIGPSGASTGYMRPETAQGIFVNFRDLYYYNGNKLPFAAAQIGQAFRNEISPRQGLLRVREFTLAEIEHFVDPDDKSHPKYSEVSKLEFLMFPSDEQMSGQSAKRLCLGEAVSKGIVNNQTLAYFIGRVYLFLTRLGIDEERLRFRQHLPNEMAHYAADCWDAEIESSYGWIECVGIADRSAYDLRAHTNNSGVALVAQEKFAEPKEVEKVVITPVKKELGLAFKGNQKMVVEALEAMNEKEAMGMKAALESKGEAEFEVCTLDNPKVLIKKNMVSISKEIKKEHQRVFTPSVIEPSFGIGRIIYCLYEHSFYMRPSKAGDEQLNVFRFPPLVAPIKCTVFPLVQNQKYEEVAKKISKSLTAAGISNKKDITGTSIGKRYARTDELGVPFAVTVDSTTSVTIRERDTKEQVRVNVDEVAAVVKDVSEGRITWADVLQKYPAHVSASADE, from the exons ATGCGTTCATATCTCACCTCCTTATCATCATCATCTCACCGTCACATATTCACCAAGTTCCGTCGTTCCCTCTCTTCACATCCACCGCCAACCGTCACGATGTCCACAGAAGACTCACTCCGTCGCGCACTCTCCGACAAGCAATCGACAATCGACGCTCGCGGTAACGAAATTCGTCAGTTAAAATCTTTCGGCGCATCCAAATCGGAAATTGATGAAGCAGTTAAAGCACTGAATGCTTTGAAACTTGAGAAATCTTCAATTGAGAGTCAATTGAAAGCTTCGATTTCAGGTGAAGGTAATGGTTCGGCTGTTAGTAAAGAAGCGTTTCGTCAAGCTGTTGTGAATACGCTTGAACGACGTTTGTTTTATATTCCATCGTTTAAGATCTATAGAGGTGTTGCTGGTTTGTACGATTACGGTCCTCCTGGGTGTGCCGTTAAATCTAACGTCCTTGCTTTCTGGCGTCAG CATTTTGTATTGGAAGAGGATATGCTAGAAGTTGATTGTCCATGCGTGACTCCCGAAGTAGTGTTGAAGGCATCTGGTCATGTAGATAAGTTTACTGACCTTATGGTTAAAGATGAAAAGACGGGACTTTGTTACAGAGCCGATCACTTGCTAAAGGATCATTGTAAGGATAAGCTTGAGAAGGACCTGGCTATAAGTGCGGAGAAGGCTGCCGAACTGAAGCACGTGCTTGCTGTTCTGGATGATCTTTCTGCTGAACAACTTGGTGCCAAGATTAAAGAGTATGGTATAGTGGCACCAGATACAAAGAATTCTCTATCAGATCCTTATCCGTTTAATCTCATGTTTCAGACTCAAATTGGTCCGTCTGGTGCGAGCACTGG GTACATGCGTCCGGAAACCGCACAAGGAATATTTGTTAACTTCAGAGACTTATACTATTATAATGGGAACAAGCTTCCATTTGCTGCTGCTCAAATTGGTCAGGCTTTCAGAAATGAG ATATCTCCCCGACAAGGTCTATTAAGAGTCCGCGAGTTCACACTTGCTGAGATAGAGCACTTTGTGGATCCTGATGACAAATCACACCCCAAGTATTCTGAAGTTTCAAAACTAGAGTTTCTCATGTTTCCAAGCGACGAACAAATGTCAGGGCAGTCTGCAAAAAGGCTCTGTCTTGGTGAAGCAGTGTCCAAG GGGATTGTTAATAATCAAACCCTCGCGTACTTTATTGGGAGAGTATATCTATTCTTGACACGTCTAGGGATTGATGAAGAACGATTGCGGTTCAGGCAGCATCTTCCAAATGAGATGGCCCATTATGCTGCAGATTGCTGGGATGCTGAAATCGAGTCTTCTTATGGTTGGATTGAGTGTGTTGGGATTGCCGATCGATCTGCGTATGACCTGCGTGCACACACA AATAATAGTGGCGTTGCTCTTGTAGCTCAAGAGAAATTTGCAGAGCCTAAAGAAGTGGAG AAAGTTGTTATAACACCGGTTAAGAAGGAGCTTGGCCTTGCATTCAAGGGTAATCAAAAGATGGTAGTTGAAGCACTGGAG GCGATGAATGAAAAAGAGGCGATGGGCATGAAGGCTGCTTTAGAATCCAAAGGAGAGGCAGAATTTGAAGTGTGCACCCTTGATAACCCGAAGGTGTTGATAAAGAAAAACATGgtttcaatatcaaaggaaataaaGAAAGAACACCAGAGAGTTTTTACTCCGTCTGTGATTGAACCATCGTTTGGTATTGGACGAATCATCTATTGTCTCTATGAACACTCCTTCTACATGAGACCAAGCAAAGCTGGGGATGAACAGTTGAATGTTTTCCGTTTTCCCCCTCTTGTGGCTCCCATCAAATGTACTGTCTTCCCGCTCGTCCAGAATCAGAAATATGAGGAAGTTGCTAAAAAGATTTCAAAATCTTTGACTGCTGCTGGAATTTCTAACAAGAAAGATAtcacag gtacatccatcGGAAAACGATATGCGAGAACCGACGAACTTGGTGTGCCGTTTGCTGTTACCGTGGATTCCACAACCTCGGTAACAATTCGGGAGAGGGATACCAAGGAACAAGTTCGTGTGAATGTGGATGAGGTGGCAGCGGTTGTGAAGGATGTTTCTGAGGGACGTATCACATGGGCTGATGTATTACAGAAATACCCTGCTCACGTTTCTGCTTCTGCGGATGAGTGA
- the LOC139855444 gene encoding triosephosphate isomerase, chloroplastic-like: MAMVSTSLTPAASQLSGHKYTIAVASPPLFSSLRRSSLKFDSSSLFTTQSVNSFSSSRRCSSIVAMAGTGKFFVGGNWKCNGTKDSIKQLVSDLNSATLEPDVDVVVGPPFIYIDQVKSSLTDRIEIAAQNSWIGKGGAFTGEISAEQLKDIGCKWVILGHSERRHVIGEDDQFIGKKAAYALGQNLGVIACIGELLEEREAGKTFEVCFKQLQAYADAVPSWDNIVIAYEPVWAIGTGKVASPEQAQEVHVAVRDWLAKNVSDVVASKTRIIYGGSVNAGNSADLAKKEDIDGFLVGGASLKGSDFATIINSVTAKKVAA, translated from the exons ATGGCAATGGTTTCAACATCTCTAACTCCTGCAGCCTCTCAACTCTCCGGCCATAAATACACCATCGCTGTGGCTTCTCCGCCTCTTTTCTCCAGTCTCCGCCGCTCTTCATTGAAATTCGATTCTTCTTCACTCTTCACAACTCAATCCGTCAATTCCTTTTCTTCTTCTCGGCGTTGCAGTAGCATCGTTGCTATGGCTGGCACCGGAAAA TTCTTCGTTGGCGGCAACTGGAAGTGT AACGGAACAAAAGATTCTATCAAGCAGCTGGTCTCAGACTTGAACAGTGCAACTTTGGAGCCTGATGTTG ATGTTGTTGTGGGACCCCCTTTTATTTATATTGACCAAGTAAAGAGCTCTTTAACTGACCGCATTGAGATAGCTGCTCAAAATTCTTGGATTGGGAAAGGTGGTGCATTTACTGGAGAGATCAG TGCAGAACAATTGAAAGATATTGGATGCAAATGGGTAATTCTTGGGCATTCTGAGAGGAGACATGTGATTGGAGAAGATGATCag TTCATAGGTAAGAAGGCTGCTTATGCATTGGGCCAGAACCTTGGTGTAATAGCTTGCATTGGAGAACTGTTGGAAGAAAGAGAAGCTGGCAAAACGTTTGAAGTTTGCTTTAAGCAATTGCAAGCCTATGCAG ATGCGGTGCCCAGTTGGGATAACATTGTAATTGCATACGAACCTGTATGGGCTATTGGAACTGGTAAGGTGGCCTCACCTGAGCAGGCTCAGGAAGTACATGTTGCTGTTCGTGACTGGCTAGCTAAAAATGTATCGGACGTAGTTGCCTCTAAGACACGTATCATCTATGGAG GATCTGTAAATGCAGGCAATTCAGCTGATCTGGCCAAAAAAGAAGACATTGATGGATTTCTCGTTGGTGGTGCTTCTTTAAAG GGTTCTGATTTCGCAACCATTATTAACTCTGTTACAGCCAAGAAAGTTGCTGCTTGA